The window AAAAGTAGCAAGTTCACAGTTGTCGGTCAGGCGGAGCGTAGGCTCCGCCTGACCGTGGCTCTAAAGCTTATTGAGAGGATGAGAGCATGTGAAAAACGTTATTGATAAACTGACGGAGAGCCATTTCTGGAATATTTTGCAGCGAATAGAAAAGTTTTTTTTGATAATATCCTCATTGACAGTCGTTATCACTCTTTGTCTGGTAGTCTTTGGACGTCACGTTTTGCATTACGGCTTTTTAGGCTACACTGAGATACTGGTTTTGGCTGCCTTCTGGATGTATTTCATCGGAGCGTCCTATGGATCCTACGAAGAATCTCATATCACTGCGGACATACTGAGCCAGTTTGTCGGCGAAAAAGCGCAACTGAAGCTGGCGATTTTCTCTAAATGCGTTCAGGCCGTCGTTGGCCTCCCGCTTATCTATCTTTCGTTCGAAATGCTCCAGTACGACATAAAAACGCAGCAGGCCACAGTGGACCTTGAAATACCTATGCTCTGGTCTCAGGCCCCGATATTTATCGGTTTTACGCTGATGACGTTTTACGCGTTGGTCTATATCGTACGAGACGTCTACAAGCTTAAGCATTTTGCAGAGATGAAAGAAGCGGAAACAGAGTAACAGAGAATATTTAGGAAGGAGGTCTCGGAATGCTCTTAATTGGAATGGCAATGGCCATAGTAGTATTCATGATAATAGCGAGCGTGCCGATAATATTCTCGTTCATGACAGCCACCCTTTTCCTTGTATTTAAGCTTAATTATGACCCGAGCTTCCTAATGACGTACGGCTACGATGTAACGAGCGCCATAGTGCTGCTCTGTGTGCCGCTTTATGTCTGCGTAGGGAGTATTATGGAGAAAAGCGAGATAGGGCGTTCCCTCATAGATTTCGTAAACGTCTTCGTCGGAAGAATCAAGGGGGGACTCGGAATAGTCGGAGTCGTTTCCTCCGCGGTTTTCGGTTCAATCTCTGGGAGCTCCACCGCCACGCTTACCTGCATCGGCGGTATAATCCTGCCCAGAATGTATGAAAAAGGTTATCCGCGTGGACACGCGGCCGCTCTTCTCACAAACGCCTGTCCTCTGGGACTTCTTATTCCGCCAAGTTCTTCGATGATTATTTACGCATGGGTGTCCAGACAGTCCATCCTTGCCTGCTTCCTAGCCACCGTAATCCCGGGAATAATCCTCGCTGCCTGCCTTTCGATAAGCAACGTATTGATGCTTAGAGGCGCGACGGGAATGGATGTTGAGGATAAAATCACTACAAAAGAACTGTTCCACCGTATGCGCGTCGAAGGCGTCGAAGCTCTGCCCGCGCTGTGCATGCCGGTCATCATACTCGGCGGTACTTACAGCGGCGTGTTCACGCCTACTGAATCAGCGGCCATCGCGGTCCTCTATGCAATCCCGGTCGGCTTCTGGATATACAAGAAACTTACGCTCAAAAAGTTATGGGTTACGTTCATCGAAGCCGGCACAACAACCGGAGTAGTAATGGTAATGGTCTTCTGCATGATGACCTTGAGCCGTATACTCGTCATGATGAACCTGCCGGAGCTCATCATAGCCTTCCTGTCCGGCATATCAAACAACCCAAAGGTAATACTGCTCTTCATCAACATAATGCTTCTGGGCCTTGGAATGATTATGGACGATACGAGCGCGATGCTTCTTACGGTCCCCATACTTATCCCTATAGTAACTAAATTCGGAATCAGCCCCATTCACCTTGCGGCTATCGTAGGAGTCAACCTTGGGCTCGGCATCATCACGCCTCCGTGCGCGCCGATGCTTTACCTGGGCGCCCGCGTCGGAAAAGTTCCGATGCTGGAGATGCTCGTGCCTACGCTGAAATTTATAATATTCGCTTGGTTTCCGACGCTGATTTTTGTAACGTACTTTCCTGAGCTTTCCCTCTGGCTCCCGAGGATGATCCTGGGCAACATCTGATTCGCGGGGGGCTTCGTCCGTGCCGTTGACTAAACAAAAATGTTGGCGGCACGAATTTTTTATAAACCTTGACCGTTCGTCAAGGACATAAAGATACCCCTTCACCCGGAACCGTGAAGTATTATAAGGAAATAGGAGCCGTGAAACAGGCACCGCGGTGTTGCTCGCCGCCTGCGTCAAAAGCGCGGAGCGTGTCGCATACGAAGATCTCGGTCCCGAAGCCGTGCTGCGCCTGGAGGTGGAGGAGATGCCGCTCATAGTCCTCGCCGACTGCCACGGCGGCGACCTGTACGAAATCGGCCCCGCGGAGGCGAGAAGTCATCGAACAACGTTGAAAAATTGCTGAAAGCCGTGCGTCCGCCGAGAAAAAGATGTATCCGCGGGCTTTTTATTTTTGTGAATTTGCACATTGACTTAAAACAACGCCAGGCTATAATCAACGGCGTTGCTTAATTGATTTTCAAGGGGGTGTCCGCGTGTTTCCTGCAGGTCTCTGACGGGCCGTAGATCCTTTGGCGCACGGCGTGTGCCGGAATGACTGCGGCTGCGAACGCGGGGAAACGTGCGGTACTATGCCTCCCTTTTCCCTTTTGTAGTTTAATATTCTAATATCGTTTAGGCCGCTTCTTTATTTCGTTCTGCCGAATAAAAAAAATGGATCTTGCGGATGCCGCTGTGCCTGCGCAAAAATAATCATATTCTTTTTCAAGGGTTTTTGCTGCTATCTGGATTTTAATTTTGAGCGAATATCAGGAGGAGAATTTTATGAACGGAACGGTAAAAAATATTTTTTCAGCATGCGTCGCTTTTGCGATGGTCGTCGCGGCACTTCAGGCTGACGCGGCGCAGTTTGTGAACATCGGGACGGGACCGACCGGCGGGACGTATTATCCGGTAGGCGCGGGCATCGCAAAGATTTGGAACGAAAGCATTCCCGGGATGAGGGCAAGCGCTCAGGCGAGCGGCGGCACACGCAACAACATTCAGCTGATGCAGAGCGGAGAAGCCCAGGCCATCTTCGCCGACGGGCTGCACTACGATGCTTATAACGGGCTTGACAGCTACAAGGGGGCACCGAAGAAATTCATGCGCGCGATGGCCCCCCTTTACCCTGAGGCCGTGCACATCGTCGCGCGCAAGGATGCCGGCATAAAGACTCTTATGGACCTTAACGGAAAAAGAATCTCTGTAGGAGCGGTCGGCGGCAGCGTTGAGTTTACGGCCGACAGCCTTTTTAAGAACTCTGGCATCGACGTGTCGGGTATAAAGAAGGAATATCTTGGACACAGCGAATCCGTAGCCGCGCTTCAGGACAAGCAAATAGACGCGGCGATCACGGTGGGCGCTATCGGCATATCGAGCGTCGTCGAGCCGATGACGCTTGGGATTGTCGAACTCATAGACATTCCCGACGACGTCGTTAAAAAGATGATAAAAGCGACGCCGTACTTCGCACCTCTTACGATACCCGCCGGAAGCTACAGGGGACAAACGCGAGACGTCAGAACTTTCAGCAGTCCGAACATCCTTGCCGTAGATGAGAAGCTGGATGAGGAGACCGTGTACAGAATGACGAAAGCGCTTTTCGAGCACAAGAAAGAACTTGTCACGATAAGCGCGAGAATGTCGATGATGGACCCGAAGTTCGTCAAGGACATAAAGATACCTCTCCACGCGGGTGCTGCGAGGTATTATAAGGAGATAGGCGCCGCGAAATAGACGCGTGACGGCGAGGGACAAAAACCGACGATAAAAAGAGCGTGCATTTTAGCCGCACGCTCTTTTACTATGTTACCTGTACAGAATATATCATATATAAAGAGAACATTATACTATAAAGGTTTGAATTTATAACCGTCAATGTCAATAAAAAAGAGATTGATTTTTCGGCCATCGTTGATATTTTTAAACTAATTTGTCTGTTATAATAGAATGAAACAGCGCAGAAACATAAAGTTTGCGCGAAAAAAGCAGCGATTCCGTGCAAACCTTTTGTGAAAAGCTGAAAAAAGGGAGGGATTCCAAGTTTTATCAGAGGACGGGTTTTACTGGCGAAGCTGCTGCTTTACAAGAATTTAACAAGGATAAGGGAGATGCTTTATTTAATGAAGAGGTTTGTCAAGTTTGCATTCGTAACGGCTGTAATTTTTTCGTTCGCGGCGGCTGCGTCCGCGGCGACATTTATCAACATCGGCACAGGCTCGACCGGCGGAACTTATTATCCCGTCGGCGCTGCGATGGCCAAGGTCTGGAACAGCAGCATCCCCGGCATGAAGGCGAACGCTCAGTCGACCGGCGGCACGGCGCAGAACCTTACGCTGCTCGCGAAGGGCGATGCTGAAGTCGGCTTCGCGGACGGACTTTACTATTTCGCCTATGAAGGTAAGGGACAGTTTGACGGAAAGCCGATGAAAAACATCCGCGGGCTAGTTCCCCTTTACGCCGAGCCTATACATTTCCTCGTTGCCAAGGGAAGCGGCATCAAATCGCTGAAAGACCTTAAGGGCAAGCGCGTCTCCGTCGGAGCCGTCGGAAGTGGAACGGAAGTCACTGTCCGCACGCTTCTTAAAGTAAACGGCATCGACCCCGACAAGGATATCAAGGCCGAGAACCTCGGGCTCTCCGACACCGCCACCGCCTTTGCCGATAAAAATATAGATGCAGGACTCACGGTCGGCGCTCTCGGCATTGCCGGTGTAGTTGAGATCACGACGATCGGAACGGCCGAGCTCATCGACTTCGAACCGGATGCGATCAAGAATCTCTGCAAAGAGCTCCCGTACTATCTGCCCTTCGATATTCCCGCGAATACCTATAAAGGCCAGACGAAGCCCGTCAAGGCGATGGCGAGCTGGAACATCCTCGTCGTAAAGGACGATCTCGACAAGGATCTGGCCTACAATATGACGAAAGCCCTCTTTGAGAAGAAGAAAGACATTCTCAACGTCTCAACGAGGCTCGCGT of the Synergistes jonesii genome contains:
- a CDS encoding TAXI family TRAP transporter solute-binding subunit, whose amino-acid sequence is MKRFVKFAFVTAVIFSFAAAASAATFINIGTGSTGGTYYPVGAAMAKVWNSSIPGMKANAQSTGGTAQNLTLLAKGDAEVGFADGLYYFAYEGKGQFDGKPMKNIRGLVPLYAEPIHFLVAKGSGIKSLKDLKGKRVSVGAVGSGTEVTVRTLLKVNGIDPDKDIKAENLGLSDTATAFADKNIDAGLTVGALGIAGVVEITTIGTAELIDFEPDAIKNLCKELPYYLPFDIPANTYKGQTKPVKAMASWNILVVKDDLDKDLAYNMTKALFEKKKDILNVSTRLASMAPENLKYIQVPLHPGAEKYYKEIGAVK
- a CDS encoding fumarate hydratase C-terminal domain-containing protein codes for the protein MLLAACVKSAERVAYEDLGPEAVLRLEVEEMPLIVLADCHGGDLYEIGPAEARSHRTTLKNC
- a CDS encoding TRAP transporter small permease, which translates into the protein MKNVIDKLTESHFWNILQRIEKFFLIISSLTVVITLCLVVFGRHVLHYGFLGYTEILVLAAFWMYFIGASYGSYEESHITADILSQFVGEKAQLKLAIFSKCVQAVVGLPLIYLSFEMLQYDIKTQQATVDLEIPMLWSQAPIFIGFTLMTFYALVYIVRDVYKLKHFAEMKEAETE
- a CDS encoding TRAP transporter large permease, which codes for MLLIGMAMAIVVFMIIASVPIIFSFMTATLFLVFKLNYDPSFLMTYGYDVTSAIVLLCVPLYVCVGSIMEKSEIGRSLIDFVNVFVGRIKGGLGIVGVVSSAVFGSISGSSTATLTCIGGIILPRMYEKGYPRGHAAALLTNACPLGLLIPPSSSMIIYAWVSRQSILACFLATVIPGIILAACLSISNVLMLRGATGMDVEDKITTKELFHRMRVEGVEALPALCMPVIILGGTYSGVFTPTESAAIAVLYAIPVGFWIYKKLTLKKLWVTFIEAGTTTGVVMVMVFCMMTLSRILVMMNLPELIIAFLSGISNNPKVILLFINIMLLGLGMIMDDTSAMLLTVPILIPIVTKFGISPIHLAAIVGVNLGLGIITPPCAPMLYLGARVGKVPMLEMLVPTLKFIIFAWFPTLIFVTYFPELSLWLPRMILGNI
- a CDS encoding TAXI family TRAP transporter solute-binding subunit; translation: MNGTVKNIFSACVAFAMVVAALQADAAQFVNIGTGPTGGTYYPVGAGIAKIWNESIPGMRASAQASGGTRNNIQLMQSGEAQAIFADGLHYDAYNGLDSYKGAPKKFMRAMAPLYPEAVHIVARKDAGIKTLMDLNGKRISVGAVGGSVEFTADSLFKNSGIDVSGIKKEYLGHSESVAALQDKQIDAAITVGAIGISSVVEPMTLGIVELIDIPDDVVKKMIKATPYFAPLTIPAGSYRGQTRDVRTFSSPNILAVDEKLDEETVYRMTKALFEHKKELVTISARMSMMDPKFVKDIKIPLHAGAARYYKEIGAAK